From one Gadus morhua chromosome 8, gadMor3.0, whole genome shotgun sequence genomic stretch:
- the LOC115548456 gene encoding THAP domain-containing protein 4 isoform X2, translating into MACPFHQPAKLNEAISPLDWLLGNWESVEPGEGSFPSLKPFRYTEALHFTQVGQPIINFMFNASDVETKKPLHRECGFIRMQTGTNRVAFIVAQNSGLVEVEEGELVGKKLSLHTQALARPSFAKEPHVKEVSRVFQLHPDGKLEQTLSMSTEKQPMTQHLQVTYSRLP; encoded by the exons ATGGCGTGCCCGTTCCACCAGCCAG CTAAGCTGAACGAAGCCATCTCTCCTCTTGATTGGCTCCTGGGTAACTGGGAATCAGTCGAGCCCGGAGAGGGGTCCTTCCCCAGCCTAAAGCCCTTCCGCTACACGGAGGCCCTCCACTTCACCCAAGTGGGACAGCCCATCATCAACTTTAT GTTCAATGCCTCCGATGTGGAGACGAAGAAGCCACTTCACAGGGAGTGTGGCTTCATCCGAATGCAGACGGGCACCAACCGAGTGGCGTTCATCGTCGCACAGAACTCTG GActggtggag gttgaggagggggagctggtgggAAAGAAGCTGAGCCTACATACACAAGCTCTGGCCAGGCCATCGTTTGCCAAGGAGCCCCACGTCAAGGAG GTCTCCAGAGTGTTCCAGCTCCACCCAGACGGGAAGCTGGAGCAGACGCTTTCCATGTCGACGGAGAAGCAGCCAATGACGCAGCATCTGCAAGTCACCTACAGTCGCTTGCCTTGA
- the LOC115548456 gene encoding THAP domain-containing protein 4 isoform X1: protein MACPFHQPAKLNEAISPLDWLLGNWESVEPGEGSFPSLKPFRYTEALHFTQVGQPIINFMFNASDVETKKPLHRECGFIRMQTGTNRVAFIVAQNSGLVEVEEGELVGMKLSLHTHALARTSFAKEPHVKEVSRVFQLQPDGKLEQTVSMSTDKQPMTQHLHITYSRLP, encoded by the exons ATGGCGTGCCCGTTCCACCAGCCAG CTAAGCTGAACGAAGCCATCTCTCCTCTTGATTGGCTCCTGGGTAACTGGGAATCAGTCGAGCCCGGAGAGGGGTCCTTCCCCAGCCTAAAGCCCTTCCGCTACACGGAGGCCCTCCACTTCACCCAAGTGGGACAGCCCATCATCAACTTTAT GTTCAATGCCTCCGATGTGGAGACGAAGAAGCCACTTCACAGGGAGTGTGGCTTCATCCGAATGCAGACGGGCACCAACCGAGTGGCGTTCATCGTCGCACAGAACTCTG GActggtggaggttgaggagggggagctggtgggAATGAAGCTGAGCCTGCACACCCACGCTCTAGCCAGGACATCGTTTGCCAAGGAACCCCACGTCAAGGAG gTCTCCAGAGTGTTCCAGCTCCAACCAGACGGGAAGCTGGAGCAGACGGTTTCCATGTCAACGGACAAGCAGCCAATGACGCAGCACCTGCACATCACCTACAGTCGCTTGCCTTGA
- the agxtb gene encoding alanine--glyoxylate and serine--pyruvate aminotransferase b encodes MMQRAVFSRGALLAQNTAAALESSLAPRSAPLLMRLDRSMSSLTIPPPAALLRPLEVPNRYLFGPGPSNVPPRVLAAGGRPIIGHLHPEMYEIMNDIKKGIQYIFQTENNMTISMSGSGHAAMECAVFNTVEPGESVLVAVNGIWGERVAEIAERMGANVHRMVKTPGQLFSNTEIEQAMAKHKPVLFFLTHGESSAGLCHPMDGIGDICQKHNCLFLVDTVASMGAAPIFMDSQKIDILYTGSQKALNSPPGTAPISFNERACDKMFNRKTKPVSYLLDMTHLSNYWGCDGQTVRAYHHTGPVSGFFSLRESLAILAEKGLEESWRQHKELAAYLYKGLEDLGLTLFIRDKDLRLPSVTTIAIPKGYNWRELLVYMMKNHNMEMTGGLGPSIGMVMRIGLMGYNCKKSNADMALHALADALKNCKKSKV; translated from the exons ATGATGCAGAGGGCAGTGTTCAGCCGGGGCGCGCTGCTGGCGCAAAACACGGCAGCGGCCCTGGAGAGTTCGCTGGCCCCTAGGAGCGCGCCGCTACTCATGCGCCTGGATCGCTCGATGTCTTCCCTGACTATCCCGCCTCCCGCGGCCCTCCTGCGGCCGCTCGAAGTCCCAAACCGTTACCTGTTTGGACCGGGGCCTTCCAACGTCCCGCCACGTGTTCTAGCGGCCGGGGGCAGGCCGATAATCGGTCATTTGCACCCAGAAATGTATGAG ATCATGAACGACATCAAGAAAGGGATTCAATACATCTTCCAGACCGAAAACAACATGACGATATCCATGAGTGGCTCTGGTCATGCTGCCATGGAGTGTGCCGTTTTTAACACAGTGGAACCTGGAGAAAGTGTGCTTGTTGCCGTCAACGGCATCTGGGGAGAACGAGTAGCGGAAATAGCCGAGCGAATGG gtGCTAATGTACATAGAATGGTAAAAACACCAGGGCAACTTTTCTCCAATACGGAAATTGAACAG GCCATGGCCAAACACAAGCCGGTGCTGTTCTTCCTCACACACGGAGAGTCCTCTGCCGGTCTCTGTCACCCCATGGACGGCATCGGAGACATTTGTCAAAA GCACAACTGTCTCTTCCTGGTTGACACTGTTGCGTCAATGGGGGCAGCACCCATCTTCATGGACAGCCAAA AAATTGACATACTGTACACTGGCTCTCAGAAAGCTTTAAATTCGCCCCCGGGAACAGCTCCCATTTCCTTCAACGAAAGAGCATG TGACAAGATGTTTAACAGGAAAACCAAGCCTGTATCCTACCTCTTGGATATGACTCATCTTTCCAACTACTGGGGTTGCGATGGCCAGACAGTCCGAGC ATACCACCACACAGGCCCCGTTTCTGGGTTCTTTTCCTTAAGAGAGAGTCTGGCCATTCTTGCTGAGAAG GGGCTGGAGGAATCCTGGCGGCAACACAAGGAGCTGGCGGCCTACCTCTACAAGGGGCTGGAGGACTTGGGCCTCACCCTCTTCATCCGTGATAAG GACCTGAGGCTGCCCTCGGTGACCACCATCGCCATCCCCAAGGGCTACAATTGGAGGGAGCTGCTGGTGTACATGATgaagaaccacaacatggagatGACCGGGGGCCTGGGGCCCTCCATCGGCATG GTAATGCGCATTGGACTGATGGGATACAACTGCAAGAAGTCAAACGCTGACATGGCACTGCACGCCTTGGCAGATGCCCTCAAGAACTGCAAAAAGAGCAAGGTCTGA